One region of Corvus cornix cornix isolate S_Up_H32 chromosome 14, ASM73873v5, whole genome shotgun sequence genomic DNA includes:
- the LOC104684765 gene encoding GRB2-related adapter protein isoform X2, which translates to MESVALYSFQATEKDELPFQKGDTLKILNMEDDQNWYKAELFGCEGFVPKNYIKVKPHPWYAGRISRQLAEERLLKRNHLGAFLVRDSESTPGEFSLSVSYGKHVQHFKVLRERNGKYFLWEEKFNSLNELVDFYRMTTVSKEQQIFLRDEDRTEEAPQGWSSSHSGTVSPSPWGPRQCYPVLGVGRRGPLSSHQPLPSASLQRQRPRFVQAQFDFSAQEGSQLPFLRGDIIEVLDCPDPNWWQGKISGRVGLFPRSYVHPIHK; encoded by the exons ATGGAGTCGGTGGCCCTGTACAGCTTCCAGGCGACGGAGAAGGACGAGCTGCCCTTCCAGAAAGGGGACACCCTGAAG ATCCTCAACATGGAAGATGACCAGAACTGGTACAAGGCTGAGCTGTTCGGCTGCGAGGGCTTTGTCCCTAAGAACTACATCAAGGTCAAGCCACACCC GTGGTACGCGGGCAGGATCTCCCggcagctggcagaggagcgGCTGCTCAAGCGCAATCACCTGGGAGCCTTTCTGGTCCGCGACAGCGAGAGCACCCCGGGCGAGTTCTCCCTCTCCGTCAG CTACGGGAAGCACGTCCAGCACTTCAAGGTGCTCCGGGAGAGGAATGGCAAATATTTCCTCTGGGAGGAAAAGTTCAACTCCCTCAATGAGCTGGTGGATTTCTACAGGATGACCACGGtctccaaagagcagcagatttTCCTGCGGGACGAGGACCGGACGGAGGAG GCACCCCAAGGCTGGTCCTCGTCCCACAGTGGCACAGTGTCCCCATCACCCTGGGGACCCAGGCAGTGCTACCCAGTGCTGGGGGTTGGCAGACGGGGACCCCTCTCCTCCCACCAACCCCTGCCCTCGGCTTCCCTCCAGAGGCAGAGACCCCGATTCGTGCAAGCCCAGTTCGACTTCTCAGCCCAGGAGGGCTCTCAGCTGCCCTTCCTCCGCGGGGACATCATCGAGGTCCTGGACTGCCCCGACCCCAACTGGTGGCAGGGGAAGATCTCCGGCCGCGTCGGGCTCTTCCCCCGCAGCTACGTCCACCCCATCCACAAGTGA
- the LOC104684765 gene encoding GRB2-related adapter protein isoform X3 yields the protein MESVALYSFQATEKDELPFQKGDTLKILNMEDDQNWYKAELFGCEGFVPKNYIKVKPHPWYAGRISRQLAEERLLKRNHLGAFLVRDSESTPGEFSLSVSYGKHVQHFKVLRERNGKYFLWEEKFNSLNELVDFYRMTTVSKEQQIFLRDEDRTEERQRPRFVQAQFDFSAQEGSQLPFLRGDIIEVLDCPDPNWWQGKISGRVGLFPRSYVHPIHK from the exons ATGGAGTCGGTGGCCCTGTACAGCTTCCAGGCGACGGAGAAGGACGAGCTGCCCTTCCAGAAAGGGGACACCCTGAAG ATCCTCAACATGGAAGATGACCAGAACTGGTACAAGGCTGAGCTGTTCGGCTGCGAGGGCTTTGTCCCTAAGAACTACATCAAGGTCAAGCCACACCC GTGGTACGCGGGCAGGATCTCCCggcagctggcagaggagcgGCTGCTCAAGCGCAATCACCTGGGAGCCTTTCTGGTCCGCGACAGCGAGAGCACCCCGGGCGAGTTCTCCCTCTCCGTCAG CTACGGGAAGCACGTCCAGCACTTCAAGGTGCTCCGGGAGAGGAATGGCAAATATTTCCTCTGGGAGGAAAAGTTCAACTCCCTCAATGAGCTGGTGGATTTCTACAGGATGACCACGGtctccaaagagcagcagatttTCCTGCGGGACGAGGACCGGACGGAGGAG AGGCAGAGACCCCGATTCGTGCAAGCCCAGTTCGACTTCTCAGCCCAGGAGGGCTCTCAGCTGCCCTTCCTCCGCGGGGACATCATCGAGGTCCTGGACTGCCCCGACCCCAACTGGTGGCAGGGGAAGATCTCCGGCCGCGTCGGGCTCTTCCCCCGCAGCTACGTCCACCCCATCCACAAGTGA
- the LOC104684765 gene encoding GRB2-related adapter protein isoform X1 codes for MESVALYSFQATEKDELPFQKGDTLKILNMEDDQNWYKAELFGCEGFVPKNYIKVKPHPWYAGRISRQLAEERLLKRNHLGAFLVRDSESTPGEFSLSVSYGKHVQHFKVLRERNGKYFLWEEKFNSLNELVDFYRMTTVSKEQQIFLRDEDRTEEQAPQGWSSSHSGTVSPSPWGPRQCYPVLGVGRRGPLSSHQPLPSASLQRQRPRFVQAQFDFSAQEGSQLPFLRGDIIEVLDCPDPNWWQGKISGRVGLFPRSYVHPIHK; via the exons ATGGAGTCGGTGGCCCTGTACAGCTTCCAGGCGACGGAGAAGGACGAGCTGCCCTTCCAGAAAGGGGACACCCTGAAG ATCCTCAACATGGAAGATGACCAGAACTGGTACAAGGCTGAGCTGTTCGGCTGCGAGGGCTTTGTCCCTAAGAACTACATCAAGGTCAAGCCACACCC GTGGTACGCGGGCAGGATCTCCCggcagctggcagaggagcgGCTGCTCAAGCGCAATCACCTGGGAGCCTTTCTGGTCCGCGACAGCGAGAGCACCCCGGGCGAGTTCTCCCTCTCCGTCAG CTACGGGAAGCACGTCCAGCACTTCAAGGTGCTCCGGGAGAGGAATGGCAAATATTTCCTCTGGGAGGAAAAGTTCAACTCCCTCAATGAGCTGGTGGATTTCTACAGGATGACCACGGtctccaaagagcagcagatttTCCTGCGGGACGAGGACCGGACGGAGGAG CAGGCACCCCAAGGCTGGTCCTCGTCCCACAGTGGCACAGTGTCCCCATCACCCTGGGGACCCAGGCAGTGCTACCCAGTGCTGGGGGTTGGCAGACGGGGACCCCTCTCCTCCCACCAACCCCTGCCCTCGGCTTCCCTCCAGAGGCAGAGACCCCGATTCGTGCAAGCCCAGTTCGACTTCTCAGCCCAGGAGGGCTCTCAGCTGCCCTTCCTCCGCGGGGACATCATCGAGGTCCTGGACTGCCCCGACCCCAACTGGTGGCAGGGGAAGATCTCCGGCCGCGTCGGGCTCTTCCCCCGCAGCTACGTCCACCCCATCCACAAGTGA